The Solea solea chromosome 15, fSolSol10.1, whole genome shotgun sequence genome segment GCAATGAATTGCAATTAACACATCACCATGTATTTGACTGCTATATGTAACTTCAGATGCTAGAGTATGAAGAGAGAACTCTTAACTGTTACAACTTTCAGCTCACCGGAAAGCACGTCACATAATGTGGGATCCACAGTGATCCTACAACTTTGTGTGTCCTTGCACAGTGTCTAAATACTTTATGCTTTCAAACTGAAAATAGTTTATCTCCAGTAATCTTCAAAAAACTTTAGGCATGTCTAAAAATACGACTTCATGacaagggctgaacaattcattgaAATCAAGTTAAATTCGCAATACGGTCTACTGTAATAttcaaatcacaggaggagcCAAAGTGTCTGTCAAAGTATAATTTATAGATAGATTAATTGTTGATTTGATCTATTAGGGCTGTTGGAAAGAATTTTGCGAGTCGAACATAATTctaatattcaaaaaaaaaaatcaattattgaATGTTGTAATTACTGTtcgaatgtgttgttttgttttttttaatacacctGTTAAACCTTGGCGACTCGACCtgtttcctctgtctgtccacgtgtgaaaaacaaaatgctttgctCACGTACAGAGCAACAATCTCACGTTCTGTCATAAATTGCAGATGGCGGTAATACACCCACGGAGGTCACCACTCTAAAAAGCCATGTGTGGAAAGTTTTTGACTTTTCATCAACTAACTGAAATATTACAAATTAAGTCAGAGCAGACAAGAATTATGTATTTTTTGCCTCCCTCCACATCGCGGGGTTTACAGCCGCTCGTCAGAATGCTAATGCAGACAAACTGGTATGCTTTATTTGCAAAGACATGAGACTGATTAACATATTCAAAGACTTCATCCAAGAGCTTGAGCCGTCATGGTACACGGCTCTTAGCCGAGTGCCCATCACTGACAGAGTTGTCACGGAGGCATCTGTGACAGTCACCGCACATTTCATAGACGAGGAATGGGAGCTGAAAGATATAATTCTCAAAACGACCGAAGCTCAGACGAGCCACGCGGCTGAAAACGTTACCAGATGCATCGGCGACAAACTCGGGAGAGTAGAACGTGAGaacgtctttgtttctcacagatgtgCACAAATATCACGCCGTAATCATTCATTAAtcaagtgttttttaaatgagagtAACGTAAACATTGtcattccctctgatattgcGAATCGTATCacaatcgcaattcctgtcaaaataatcacaattagatatttattcaaagttGTTCAGCCCTCAACTAGCTCAACGCCTCCTTAAACATGGTGTTGATATAAAAATTCAACACCTTTTTATAGCTGTGGTCTCACGTTCAGTCGTGACTCACTGtacctgctcctacactactgCCTTTATTTTGGTAGCTAGCTGAGatggtaaaataaaaatttcATAGCCCGTACTGTACCCTAGTtgtgatgaccactcaaagctgctttacacaacaaTCTTGCCATTCACTTTCatacaaatgtgtaaaaacacagaaaacctgACATAATTTCtgtaaaaccttattttaaacacagcaactttttataaacacacacatttggtaAGGTGGTTACGAAAACCTTTACCTGTGGGGTGACAACGTCAGaagtgatggttttttttttacaggatcTCTAggtcactgatttatttattttttaaattttcattcACATGGCAGACTCCTAGACGTCCTGATGCAGGAGTCTCGTCTCTACCTCATCTTTGAGTTCTTGTCCATGGACCTGAAGAAGTGCCTGGATTCATTTTCCTCTGACCAGTTCATGGATCCTATGTTGGTCAAGGTAACAATGCATTTGTGTTAATTAAACTTAATATGAAGTAGATGgatttggttttaaaaatggaCTACTGAATTCTGGAGTATTATGACCTAAAATATTAACATAAGTTGTAAAAATCCTTAAATATACCCACACATGTGACTACAAAAAAGTTACTTGCTCAACACGGGCATCATGTTTGCTGAATAAAGCAAAAGTAGAATCACCacagcaaaataaagaaaaaccacaTAATTTCAATGAATGCAAAGTTTCTTAATGCATCAGGCAGTATTAACTGAGACTTTGAAGAATAATGGCTAGcttgtatgtttttatgattcGAAGGATAGCTAAGACAATCAGTCTGtaaatgaatttattttaatgtatttatttttattgggcAGTAAAGTTTAAAGGGTGAAAGTGTCATCAGTGACGTGAACAAATCTTATGAAGGTGCTCTcaagtttaaaacaaatactgCTCAGATGAATGTgctgttcttcttttttccagcCGTTAACATCACCCTTCATGTCCCTTTCAGAGCTACCTGTACCAGATCTTAGAGGGGCTATATTTCTGCCACTGTCGCCGTATCCTCCACCGCGACTTGAAACCCCAGAACCTCCTGATCGACAACCAGGGGGCCATTAAACTGGCAGACTTTGGTCTCGCTCGGGCTTTTGGTGTTCCTGTCAGGGTTTACACCCACGAGGTGAgacccttcacacacacacacacacacacacacacacacacacacacacacacacacacacacacacacacacacacacacaccactgggCTTCATGAGACGTTGGATCAATGTCATCAGAAACGGAAAACCTCTGAAATGTCCCACCTAATCGTTGTGTGTTCTCAGGTTGTCACCCTGTGGTACCGGGCTCCAGAGGTTTTGCTGGGTTCACCTCGGTATTCAACCCCTGTTGATGTTTGGAGCACAGGAACCATCTTTGCTGAACTTGCCACTAAGAAGCCACTGTTCCATGGAGATTCGGAGATAGACCAGCTCTTCAGGATTTTCAGGTACACCTCACACCATGAACAGTCCATCATtttattatatgtttattttaacgGATGAAATAAGTATTTGATCCTCAAGCAAAACGTGACTTGGTACTCGTGGAGAGCCTCTTGTTAGTAAGCACAGAGGGCAGATGTTTCTTGTAGTTGGTCACCAGGTTTGTGCACATCTCAGGAGGGGTTTTGGTCCACTCCTCTTTACAGATGCTCTCCAAAAGCTCCTGCCACAGACCTATCAGATTAAGGTCTGGAGACTGTCAAGGCCACTCCAGGACCTTAATATGCTTCTTCTTGAGCCTCTCCTTTGTTGCCTTGGCCATATGATTTGGGTCAATGTCCTGCTGGAAACCCCATCCACGGCCCATCTTTAGTTTACTGACTAAGGCCAGGAGGTTCTCACCCAAGATTCTATGGCACATGGCCCCATTCATCTGTCCCTCAATGCAGAGAAGGGCCCCAAAGCATAATGTGTCCACCtccatgtttgacagtggggATGGTGTTCTTGTGGGTCATATTCAGCATTTCTCTGCCTCCAAACAAGGCGAGTCAAGCCAAAGAGCTCAATGTTGGTCTCATCTGACTGCATCACGTTCTCTGAGTCATTCAGGTGTTCTTTGGAAAACCTCAGATGTGCCTGCACATGTGCCTTCTTTGAGCAGGGGGTTCATGCAGGCACTGCAGGATTTCAATCCATTATGGTGAAGTGTAGCTAGAACCCTGATGTGTTTTTGCGGTAACATTAGGAATAGTAGCAAACTAACCACGCCCTGTTGTGACT includes the following:
- the cdk1 gene encoding cyclin-dependent kinase 1, producing the protein MDDYLKIEKIGEGTYGVVYKGRHKATGQVVAMKKIRLESEEEGVPSTAVREISLLQELKHPNVVRLLDVLMQESRLYLIFEFLSMDLKKCLDSFSSDQFMDPMLVKSYLYQILEGLYFCHCRRILHRDLKPQNLLIDNQGAIKLADFGLARAFGVPVRVYTHEVVTLWYRAPEVLLGSPRYSTPVDVWSTGTIFAELATKKPLFHGDSEIDQLFRIFRTLGTPNNDVWPEVESLPDYKNTFPKWKAGNLSSVVKNLDKNGLDLLGKMLIYNPPKRISARAAMTHPYFDDLDKSTLPAAKVKV